A single genomic interval of Bacteroidota bacterium harbors:
- a CDS encoding zinc metallopeptidase produces the protein MIGAYIIGILFAVVGMIVSGVLKSKFKKYSKIPVARGLTGRDIAELMLRENGINDVQVISVAGQLTDHYNPMNKTVNLSEGVYNTNSIAAAAIAAHECGHAVQHATGYAWLKFRSQMVPMVSVASKWVMWVILAGILFINAFPQLLLAGIVLFGLTTIFSFVTLPVEFDASRRAIAWLQGSSVAGSMEMSKAKDALRWAASTYVVAALGSIATLAYYVLIYMNRR, from the coding sequence ATGATAGGAGCTTATATTATCGGTATTCTCTTCGCTGTGGTCGGAATGATCGTAAGCGGTGTATTAAAGAGTAAATTCAAAAAGTATTCAAAAATTCCGGTTGCCCGTGGATTAACCGGACGTGATATCGCAGAATTAATGTTGCGTGAAAATGGAATTAATGATGTGCAGGTAATCTCCGTTGCGGGTCAACTTACTGATCATTATAATCCAATGAATAAAACAGTAAATCTGAGTGAAGGCGTTTATAACACAAACAGCATTGCAGCAGCAGCGATTGCCGCACATGAATGTGGTCATGCGGTTCAACATGCCACCGGTTATGCATGGTTAAAATTCCGCAGTCAAATGGTGCCGATGGTTAGTGTTGCATCAAAATGGGTGATGTGGGTAATTCTTGCCGGTATTTTATTTATCAATGCTTTCCCGCAACTGTTATTAGCCGGGATTGTATTATTCGGATTAACAACCATATTCAGTTTTGTAACACTGCCTGTTGAATTTGATGCAAGCCGAAGAGCAATCGCCTGGTTGCAAGGTTCTTCAGTTGCCGGAAGTATGGAAATGAGTAAAGCAAAGGATGCACTTAGATGGGCTGCTTCCACTTATGTTGTGGCTGCATTAGGTTCCATAGCAACATTAGCTTATTACGTTTTAATTTATATGAACCGCAGGTAA
- a CDS encoding LemA family protein — MIIPIIIVVVVVFLLVGLYNSLISRRNQVDLTFGNMDVMLKRRYDMIPNLVEVVKQYMTFEGDTLKRITELRSRLTDQSDMNSPARMKVENELTGLLSGLHVAVENYPELKSNERFAQLQSTWTDVEDQIASSRRSYNAAVVSYNNAVEMFPTNVMASWMRYLPMEVLAIAEPERENVSAKELFKN, encoded by the coding sequence ATGATAATTCCAATTATAATTGTAGTAGTGGTTGTATTTCTCCTTGTGGGATTATACAACTCACTTATCAGCCGTCGCAATCAGGTAGATCTTACATTCGGCAATATGGATGTAATGTTGAAGCGCCGATATGATATGATTCCCAACCTGGTGGAAGTGGTAAAACAATACATGACTTTTGAAGGTGATACTTTAAAACGTATTACAGAATTGCGCAGCAGATTAACGGATCAATCTGATATGAACTCTCCTGCAAGAATGAAAGTAGAAAATGAATTAACCGGTTTGCTTTCCGGTTTGCATGTAGCAGTTGAAAATTATCCTGAATTAAAATCCAATGAACGGTTTGCTCAATTACAATCTACATGGACAGATGTGGAAGATCAGATTGCATCATCCCGCCGTAGTTACAATGCTGCCGTTGTTTCTTACAATAATGCAGTAGAAATGTTTCCAACTAATGTAATGGCTTCATGGATGCGTTATTTGCCAATGGAAGTACTTGCTATTGCAGAACCTGAACGTGAAAATGTTTCGGCAAAAGAGCTATTTAAAAATTAA
- the dusB gene encoding tRNA dihydrouridine synthase DusB, with product MVKIRNIELGEFPLLLAPMEDVSDPPFRVQCKQLGADMMYTEFISTEGLIRNATKSLKKLEFFEEERPLGIQIFGADIEVMKGCVEIIEEANPNLIDINFGCPVKKVVCKDAGAGILRDIPRMIKLTSEIVKASALPVTVKTRLGWDDASKNIVEVAERLQDIGIAALSIHGRTRAQMYKGSADWTLIGEIKNNPRIQIPIFGNGDIDSPQKVVEMKNRYGVDGVMIGRAAIGYPWIFKEIKHFLATGEILEAPSIEERVDVCKAHLEKSIEWKGDVLGILEMRQHYTNYFKGIPNIKPYRLQLVTLNKKEELLQVFDEIVAMDTVVF from the coding sequence GTGGTAAAAATCCGCAATATAGAACTTGGTGAATTTCCTTTGTTGCTTGCACCAATGGAAGATGTGAGCGATCCTCCATTTCGTGTGCAATGCAAACAATTGGGTGCAGATATGATGTACACAGAATTTATTTCAACAGAAGGGTTGATAAGAAATGCAACCAAGAGTTTAAAAAAATTAGAATTTTTTGAAGAAGAACGTCCACTCGGAATTCAAATATTTGGTGCCGATATAGAAGTGATGAAAGGTTGTGTGGAAATAATTGAAGAAGCAAATCCAAATCTGATTGATATTAATTTTGGTTGCCCTGTAAAAAAAGTGGTTTGCAAAGATGCGGGTGCAGGTATATTGCGAGATATACCTCGTATGATAAAACTTACTTCCGAAATTGTAAAAGCCTCTGCATTACCTGTTACCGTAAAAACTCGTTTGGGTTGGGATGATGCAAGTAAAAATATTGTGGAAGTTGCGGAGCGATTACAAGATATTGGAATTGCAGCACTCTCTATTCATGGACGCACAAGAGCACAGATGTATAAAGGCAGTGCAGATTGGACATTGATTGGGGAAATAAAAAATAATCCTCGCATACAAATACCGATTTTCGGAAATGGCGATATTGATAGTCCGCAAAAAGTAGTTGAAATGAAAAATCGTTACGGCGTAGATGGCGTTATGATAGGCCGTGCTGCAATAGGTTATCCATGGATATTTAAAGAGATAAAACATTTTCTTGCAACGGGTGAAATATTAGAAGCTCCATCTATTGAAGAAAGAGTTGATGTATGCAAAGCGCATTTAGAAAAATCAATTGAGTGGAAAGGTGACGTGTTAGGCATACTTGAAATGCGTCAACATTATACTAATTATTTTAAAGGAATTCCCAACATAAAACCATATCGACTTCAATTAGTAACACTAAATAAGAAAGAAGAATTATTACAAGTATTCGACGAAATTGTTGCGATGGATACTGTGGTTTTTTAA
- a CDS encoding TonB-dependent receptor, which produces MKNFILLLIIFIFNFNFLNAQQVKGYIKDDTGNLLIGANVFEKSTSKGSIADENGFYTINIAPGTYTFIASFVGCIPDTSTLTIQKNEVVSHNFILPLSTMLNSVVITSDKDFNNVKHMEDIEGALIFAGKRNDVIILDKTNANTAENIPRQVFSKVPGVYEWDLDGSGTQTSISVRGLSPHRSWEFNVRQNGYSIASDEFGYPESHYAPATEALKSVQLVRGGACLQYGPQFGGMLNYEMKEGPTDKVFDFETKQSFGSNQMVNTYNAIGGTVGKLNYYSYFNYRGSNGFRPNSTYEYYNYFAGFHYQATENLKLGFEFSKMYYVNQIAGGLTDEQFDEDPYQSTRSRNYFQPNHNIPAFTLDWQINKNTLLSLKSNALFGERNSVMYIRPADLPDTISAATLQYDPRVVDLDTYTSFANELRLLHKYQFLEKESAISVGIKFADARTHRQQEGIGTTGTDFDLSVSEPFARDLNFKTLNYAISAENMFRITNKLSITPGVRYEVINTSMKGNIESVASLIDYDKDRNIPLLGLGVQYNLNSNMNLYANWTQAYRPILYSDLTPVGSLDVIDPDMQDSKGFNSDLGIRGKIQEFITFDIGVFYLKYGDRVGALALTNDDDELYIYKTNIGTSEAKGVESFIEFRPTELNNVSSKYGDFAIFVSAAYDHAEYVDAITSANGQSVQLEGNVLENAPEWIVRTGITYNYKNFSTTIQSSYVSDIYADALNTESSASGVVGIVPSYLIMDWNSTMRFTHDFIIKFGINNFNDAVYFTRRINNYPGPGILPADGRTFYLSIGKEF; this is translated from the coding sequence ATGAAAAACTTTATACTGCTCCTCATAATCTTCATTTTTAATTTCAATTTTTTAAATGCACAACAAGTAAAAGGATATATAAAAGACGACACAGGCAATCTACTTATTGGTGCAAATGTGTTTGAAAAAAGTACATCCAAAGGTAGCATTGCCGATGAGAATGGATTTTACACAATCAATATTGCTCCGGGTACATATACATTTATTGCCAGTTTTGTTGGCTGCATACCAGACACATCCACTCTTACTATTCAGAAAAATGAAGTTGTTTCTCACAACTTTATTTTACCCTTAAGTACCATGTTGAATTCTGTGGTAATTACTTCTGATAAAGATTTTAATAATGTAAAACACATGGAAGATATTGAAGGCGCTTTAATATTTGCAGGTAAAAGAAATGATGTGATAATATTGGATAAAACAAATGCAAATACTGCTGAAAATATTCCTCGTCAGGTTTTTTCAAAAGTACCCGGTGTATATGAATGGGATTTAGATGGAAGTGGTACACAAACGAGCATATCTGTTCGTGGATTAAGCCCACATAGAAGTTGGGAATTTAATGTCAGACAAAATGGATATAGTATTGCAAGTGATGAATTTGGGTATCCCGAAAGTCATTATGCTCCTGCTACAGAAGCATTGAAGTCAGTGCAATTAGTAAGAGGTGGAGCATGCCTTCAATATGGACCTCAGTTTGGTGGAATGCTGAATTATGAAATGAAGGAAGGGCCTACCGACAAAGTATTTGATTTTGAAACAAAGCAATCTTTTGGCTCCAATCAAATGGTAAACACTTATAACGCAATTGGCGGTACAGTGGGCAAATTAAATTATTATTCCTATTTTAATTATCGTGGTTCAAATGGTTTCAGACCAAATAGTACATATGAATATTATAACTATTTCGCAGGGTTTCATTATCAGGCTACTGAAAATTTGAAGTTAGGATTTGAATTTTCAAAAATGTATTATGTAAATCAAATAGCAGGTGGATTAACTGATGAACAATTTGATGAAGATCCTTATCAAAGTACTCGAAGCAGAAATTATTTCCAACCCAATCATAATATACCGGCATTTACACTTGACTGGCAAATAAATAAAAACACTTTGCTTAGTTTGAAATCAAACGCATTATTTGGTGAACGCAATAGTGTTATGTATATCAGACCTGCAGACTTACCTGATACCATCTCAGCAGCTACTCTTCAATATGATCCTCGGGTTGTAGATTTAGATACCTATACAAGCTTTGCAAATGAACTTCGATTATTACATAAGTATCAATTTTTAGAAAAAGAAAGTGCGATTTCTGTAGGAATTAAATTTGCTGATGCAAGAACACATCGCCAACAAGAAGGTATAGGTACCACAGGTACTGACTTTGATCTTTCTGTTTCTGAACCTTTCGCTCGTGATTTAAATTTCAAAACTTTAAATTATGCTATTAGCGCTGAAAACATGTTTCGTATTACTAATAAATTAAGTATTACACCCGGTGTACGTTATGAAGTTATTAATACAAGTATGAAAGGTAATATTGAAAGTGTTGCATCATTGATTGATTATGATAAAGACAGAAATATTCCTTTGCTTGGATTGGGTGTTCAATATAATCTGAATTCGAATATGAATTTATATGCAAATTGGACTCAGGCATACAGACCAATTTTATATAGCGATCTTACACCTGTAGGAAGTTTGGATGTGATTGATCCGGATATGCAGGACAGCAAAGGGTTTAATTCAGACTTAGGTATAAGAGGAAAAATTCAGGAGTTTATCACATTTGATATTGGTGTTTTCTATTTGAAATATGGCGACAGAGTAGGTGCTCTTGCACTTACTAATGATGATGATGAGTTATACATTTATAAAACAAATATTGGAACCAGCGAAGCAAAAGGTGTAGAATCATTTATCGAATTCAGACCGACAGAGCTCAATAATGTTTCAAGCAAATATGGCGACTTCGCAATTTTTGTTTCCGCTGCTTATGATCATGCAGAATATGTAGATGCAATTACTTCCGCAAATGGACAAAGCGTGCAATTGGAAGGTAATGTTCTTGAAAATGCACCTGAGTGGATTGTTCGCACAGGTATCACTTATAATTATAAAAACTTTTCAACTACAATACAGAGCAGTTATGTAAGTGATATATATGCGGATGCATTAAATACCGAATCTTCTGCAAGTGGTGTAGTGGGTATAGTGCCTTCTTATTTGATTATGGATTGGAATAGTACAATGCGTTTTACTCATGACTTTATTATAAAATTTGGTATTAATAATTTTAATGATGCAGTGTATTTTACTCGCAGAATAAACAATTATCCTGGTCCAGGAATATTGCCTGCAGATGGACGAACATTTTATTTATCTATAGGAAAAGAATTTTAG
- a CDS encoding glycosyltransferase family 39 protein, producing the protein MLSLTAVKSYFSKQISNPFFYAVCAALLFLPFLGHVHLFDWDEINFAEISREMLVLDNYLQVHVRFLPFWEKPPLFFWLQACCMQLFGVNEFAARLTNALCGIITLPVLFCIGKKLYDEKFGFFWALIYAGTLLPTLYFQTGIIDPIFNLFMFLGIYFFILFTWKKKNETNIELVHSALYYLFFAGLFTGLAMLTKGPAAFIILGLCYFVYWVIVKFKWYISVPQFLFYTLIAFSLSAIWYGIETLMHGSYFITKFFEYNFRLFSTEEAGHAGFPGYHFVVVFLGCFPASLFLFKGLFKQEHALSYRKNFKTWMLILFWSVLLLFSLVNTKIVHYSSMTYFPLTFIAALTLYEMYKQKTVLRKDIFWSIRILSIVIGVALIALPIIGLNIEWLQNKTQDVFAKANMNAEVSWTGIESIIGVLFIISAFVGTALMRNGNIMKGSVILFISTAIVFKLAMIVYVPNIEKYSQGAAIEFYESISDEDVYLQPIGFKTYAPLFYAKLLPQNAPKVSDYSDKKQVAEWEKWLLNGAIDKPAYFITRIDKKNTLESNPKLNLLMNKNGFLVYKRMPE; encoded by the coding sequence ATGCTATCTTTAACGGCGGTGAAATCTTATTTTTCAAAACAAATATCCAATCCTTTTTTTTATGCAGTATGCGCTGCATTGTTATTTCTACCATTCTTAGGGCATGTACATTTATTTGATTGGGATGAAATAAATTTTGCAGAAATTTCCAGAGAAATGTTGGTACTTGATAATTATTTACAAGTGCATGTACGCTTTTTACCTTTCTGGGAAAAGCCACCTTTATTTTTTTGGTTACAGGCATGCTGTATGCAATTGTTTGGCGTAAATGAATTTGCTGCACGATTGACTAATGCGTTATGTGGAATAATTACTTTGCCTGTTTTATTTTGTATCGGTAAAAAATTATACGATGAAAAATTCGGTTTTTTCTGGGCATTGATTTATGCCGGAACATTGTTGCCGACGCTCTATTTTCAAACAGGAATAATTGATCCGATTTTTAATCTGTTTATGTTTCTGGGTATTTATTTTTTTATACTTTTCACCTGGAAAAAAAAGAATGAAACTAATATTGAGTTAGTGCATTCTGCATTGTATTATTTATTTTTTGCCGGTTTATTTACTGGTCTTGCCATGCTCACTAAAGGTCCTGCTGCATTTATAATTCTTGGGCTTTGTTATTTTGTGTATTGGGTAATTGTAAAGTTTAAATGGTATATCAGTGTACCACAATTTTTATTTTATACACTCATAGCTTTTTCTTTGTCTGCAATCTGGTATGGAATTGAAACTTTAATGCATGGTTCTTATTTTATCACAAAGTTTTTTGAATATAATTTTCGATTATTCAGTACAGAGGAAGCGGGACATGCAGGTTTCCCTGGTTATCATTTTGTGGTGGTATTTCTCGGTTGTTTTCCGGCATCCTTATTTTTATTTAAAGGCTTATTCAAGCAAGAACATGCATTGAGTTATCGCAAAAATTTTAAAACCTGGATGTTGATTTTATTCTGGAGTGTATTGCTATTATTTTCACTTGTCAATACTAAGATTGTACATTATTCTTCGATGACTTATTTCCCATTAACATTTATTGCAGCATTGACATTATATGAAATGTATAAGCAGAAAACTGTTTTACGTAAAGATATTTTTTGGAGTATTCGTATTTTGTCAATTGTAATTGGAGTTGCTTTGATTGCATTGCCAATTATTGGTTTAAATATAGAATGGCTGCAGAATAAAACGCAGGATGTTTTTGCAAAAGCAAATATGAATGCAGAAGTTAGTTGGACAGGTATTGAATCAATTATTGGAGTGTTATTTATTATTTCTGCGTTTGTAGGAACAGCATTAATGCGAAATGGAAATATTATGAAGGGAAGTGTAATATTATTTATTTCAACTGCTATTGTATTTAAGTTGGCAATGATTGTATATGTGCCCAACATTGAAAAATATTCGCAGGGTGCAGCAATAGAATTTTATGAAAGTATAAGCGATGAAGATGTGTATTTACAACCCATAGGGTTTAAAACATACGCACCCTTATTTTATGCAAAACTTCTTCCTCAAAATGCACCCAAGGTTTCTGATTATAGCGATAAAAAACAAGTGGCAGAATGGGAGAAATGGTTATTAAATGGGGCAATAGATAAGCCCGCATATTTTATTACCCGCATTGATAAAAAAAATACATTAGAATCAAATCCAAAACTAAATTTGCTTATGAATAAAAATGGTTTTTTGGTATATAAGCGGATGCCTGAGTAA
- a CDS encoding acyl-CoA dehydrogenase encodes MNFELTEEHLMIRQAARDLAQNILKPGVIDRDREMKYPTEGVKQMAELGFLGMMVDPKYSGGGMDTISYVLAMEEISKVDNSCSVIMSVNNSLVCWGLQEFGTEEQKQKYLPDLASGKKIGAFCLSEPEAGSDATSQQTTAEDKGDYYLVNGTKNWITNGSSASIYLVIAQTHPELKHKGINCLIMERGMEGFIVGAKEDKLGIRASDTHTLIFNDVKVPKANRIGEDGFGFKFAMKTLAGGRIGIASQALGIASGAYELALEYSKTRKAFGKEIAQHQAIQFKLADMATDIEAARLLIYEAAWLKDQHENYDIASSMAKVFASEVAMKTTVEAVQIHGGYGYVKEYHVERLMRDAKITQIYEGTSEVQRIVISRSILR; translated from the coding sequence ATGAATTTTGAACTTACAGAAGAACATTTGATGATTCGTCAGGCGGCAAGAGATTTAGCTCAGAATATTTTAAAGCCAGGTGTTATTGATCGTGATCGTGAAATGAAATATCCGACTGAAGGCGTTAAGCAAATGGCAGAACTTGGATTTCTGGGAATGATGGTAGATCCGAAATACAGTGGTGGCGGAATGGATACAATAAGTTATGTATTGGCAATGGAAGAAATTTCAAAAGTGGATAATTCATGCTCTGTAATTATGAGTGTAAATAATTCATTAGTGTGTTGGGGTTTGCAGGAGTTTGGAACGGAGGAACAAAAGCAAAAATATTTACCCGATTTAGCCAGCGGAAAAAAAATTGGTGCATTCTGTTTATCAGAACCGGAAGCAGGTTCTGATGCCACCAGTCAACAAACAACCGCAGAAGATAAGGGTGATTATTATTTAGTAAACGGAACAAAAAATTGGATTACAAATGGCTCGTCAGCATCTATTTATTTAGTAATTGCACAAACACATCCGGAGTTAAAACATAAAGGCATTAATTGCCTGATTATGGAAAGAGGCATGGAAGGTTTTATAGTAGGCGCTAAAGAAGATAAACTCGGAATTCGTGCAAGTGATACACATACTTTAATTTTCAATGATGTGAAAGTGCCAAAGGCAAATCGTATTGGTGAAGATGGCTTCGGATTTAAGTTTGCAATGAAAACTTTAGCCGGTGGCAGAATAGGAATTGCATCACAAGCTTTAGGAATTGCATCCGGTGCTTATGAACTCGCATTAGAATATTCAAAAACACGTAAAGCATTCGGAAAAGAAATAGCCCAACATCAGGCAATACAATTTAAGTTAGCAGATATGGCTACTGACATTGAAGCAGCAAGATTATTAATTTATGAAGCTGCATGGTTAAAAGATCAACATGAAAATTATGATATCGCTTCCAGTATGGCAAAAGTATTTGCAAGTGAAGTGGCAATGAAAACAACAGTTGAAGCAGTACAAATTCATGGTGGTTATGGCTATGTAAAAGAATATCATGTAGAGCGATTAATGCGTGATGCAAAAATTACACAGATATACGAAGGCACCAGTGAAGTGCAGCGTATTGTAATTTCTCGAAGTATATTGAGATAA
- the rfaE2 gene encoding D-glycero-beta-D-manno-heptose 1-phosphate adenylyltransferase produces the protein MKQQVTLNKICDRPQLEKKIALWRFLNRRIVFTNGCFDVLHAGHTHLLNAAADLSPNAALIIGLNSDDSVRNLKGERRPINAFNDRATVLASLYAVDAVIGFEENTPAQLIEWIKPDILVKGGDYQADEIAGGGFVLSYGGKVEIIPFLHGYSTTEILRKEK, from the coding sequence ATGAAGCAGCAAGTAACACTCAATAAAATTTGTGATCGTCCGCAACTTGAAAAAAAGATAGCACTCTGGCGTTTTTTGAACCGCCGTATTGTATTTACAAATGGATGTTTCGATGTGCTTCATGCCGGTCATACTCACTTATTAAATGCCGCTGCAGATTTATCTCCAAATGCAGCATTAATTATTGGACTAAACAGCGATGATTCCGTCCGCAATTTAAAAGGTGAACGCAGACCAATAAATGCATTTAATGATAGAGCAACTGTACTTGCATCGCTATATGCGGTTGATGCAGTTATTGGCTTTGAAGAAAATACACCGGCACAATTAATTGAATGGATTAAACCAGATATTTTAGTAAAAGGCGGCGACTATCAAGCAGATGAAATTGCAGGTGGAGGATTCGTATTATCTTACGGTGGCAAAGTAGAAATTATTCCATTTTTACATGGATATTCTACAACAGAAATTTTGAGAAAAGAGAAATAA
- a CDS encoding flippase-like domain-containing protein has protein sequence MAKKILTNIFKFGFFLSIGLLLIWLITKDLTEQDRRDISDSFRNANYWWVAISIVVGIVSHIVRALRWQMMIRPLGYETRFRVTFSAVMIAYLSNLALPRLGEVTRCGIMQRYDKVPFDKALGTIVVERAIDLLSLIIITVFALMFQFKTISGFFDEKVITPLFGKFSFTSVTILIIVVIVAAIYFLFRFAIKKWKHTATYLRIQLLMMNVRDGIYSIRHLKNLPLFIFYTIAMWFCYYSMIWLCFYALPETSNFGINEGLAILVFGTLGIISTPGGIGAYQFIVTELLTSIYMLARPIAYAFSWIVWVGQTLMVILFGFLALILLPLIAREKEMENEAASNTQ, from the coding sequence GTGGCAAAAAAAATTCTGACAAACATTTTTAAGTTCGGTTTTTTCCTGAGCATTGGTTTGTTATTGATATGGCTCATCACTAAAGATTTAACTGAACAAGATCGTCGGGATATCAGCGATTCTTTTCGCAATGCAAATTATTGGTGGGTGGCAATTTCAATTGTTGTGGGAATTGTAAGTCATATTGTTCGTGCCCTTCGCTGGCAAATGATGATAAGACCATTGGGTTATGAAACACGATTTAGGGTAACATTCAGTGCTGTGATGATTGCATACTTATCAAATCTTGCACTGCCGAGATTAGGTGAAGTAACTCGTTGCGGAATTATGCAACGATATGATAAAGTACCTTTTGATAAAGCATTGGGGACTATTGTTGTGGAAAGGGCAATTGATTTATTATCGCTAATTATTATTACGGTGTTTGCATTAATGTTTCAATTCAAAACTATTTCCGGATTTTTTGATGAAAAAGTAATAACTCCACTTTTTGGAAAATTTTCTTTTACATCTGTTACCATTTTAATTATTGTTGTAATAGTTGCCGCAATATATTTTTTATTCCGTTTTGCAATTAAAAAATGGAAACATACCGCAACCTATTTACGCATTCAATTATTGATGATGAATGTGCGTGATGGAATTTATTCTATTCGTCATCTGAAAAATTTACCACTGTTTATTTTTTATACCATCGCTATGTGGTTTTGTTATTACAGCATGATATGGCTGTGTTTTTATGCATTGCCGGAAACTTCAAATTTTGGAATAAATGAAGGATTGGCAATTCTGGTTTTTGGAACATTAGGTATTATTTCCACGCCCGGAGGCATTGGTGCATATCAATTTATAGTTACAGAATTACTTACTAGTATTTATATGTTAGCAAGGCCAATAGCTTACGCCTTTAGCTGGATTGTTTGGGTTGGGCAAACACTTATGGTGATACTGTTCGGCTTCTTAGCCTTAATACTATTACCTTTGATTGCCCGGGAAAAAGAAATGGAAAATGAAGCAGCAAGTAACACTCAATAA
- a CDS encoding aspartate 1-decarboxylase, producing the protein MQIEMLKSKLHRVTVTESNLNYVGSITIDEDLMDAADMLEYEKVQVLDINNGSRLETYIIKGERGSGQICLNGPAAHLVKPGHIIIVCAYASMTMAEAKNHKPLLVFPDTVTNTLIR; encoded by the coding sequence ATGCAAATTGAAATGCTGAAAAGCAAATTACACCGTGTAACTGTTACTGAGTCAAACTTGAATTATGTCGGGAGCATAACTATTGATGAAGATTTGATGGATGCTGCCGATATGTTGGAATATGAAAAAGTACAAGTTCTAGATATTAACAATGGCTCACGGTTAGAAACATATATCATTAAGGGCGAAAGAGGTTCGGGTCAAATTTGTCTGAACGGTCCTGCAGCACACCTTGTAAAGCCCGGACATATCATTATTGTATGTGCATATGCATCTATGACAATGGCTGAAGCAAAAAATCATAAACCACTATTAGTATTTCCGGATACTGTTACCAATACACTTATTCGATAG
- a CDS encoding pantoate--beta-alanine ligase: protein MKLFLHQSDLKKYLHSVKKQGHSIGFVPTMGALHAGHISLIQQSKTTNDLTVCSIFVNPTQFNDSTDLAKYPRTTEADISMLLAAECEVLYLPQTKDVYGDVVKVQTQFDFEGLDTGLEGSSRPGHFAGVAQVVKLLLEIVQPDILYLGQKDYQQWAIINKMNSLLNLSVQVVRCPIYREENGLAMSSRNARLSVEARNTAGIIYTTLQWAISKLAEMKFDTIEMEARKKIDANADFKTDYFKILNAENLKPMVKYNEQNAFVIVTAVVVEGIRLLDNVVKETT, encoded by the coding sequence ATGAAGCTGTTTTTACACCAATCTGATCTTAAAAAATACCTGCATTCTGTAAAGAAGCAAGGGCATTCCATTGGTTTTGTTCCTACTATGGGAGCTCTGCATGCCGGTCATATTTCATTGATTCAACAATCGAAAACAACGAATGACCTTACTGTGTGCAGCATTTTTGTTAACCCTACACAGTTTAATGATTCAACTGATCTTGCAAAATATCCTCGCACTACTGAAGCGGATATTTCTATGTTGTTAGCCGCAGAATGTGAGGTGTTGTATTTACCTCAAACCAAAGATGTGTATGGTGATGTGGTGAAAGTGCAAACTCAATTTGATTTTGAAGGATTAGATACCGGATTGGAAGGCAGCAGCCGCCCGGGGCATTTTGCAGGAGTAGCGCAGGTGGTAAAACTGTTATTGGAAATAGTGCAGCCGGATATTTTATATCTGGGTCAAAAGGATTATCAGCAATGGGCAATTATCAACAAAATGAATTCACTTTTAAATCTTTCTGTACAAGTAGTTCGCTGCCCGATTTATAGAGAGGAAAATGGCTTGGCAATGAGTTCCAGAAATGCAAGATTAAGTGTGGAAGCAAGAAATACTGCGGGAATTATTTATACCACTTTGCAATGGGCCATATCAAAACTTGCGGAAATGAAATTTGATACGATAGAAATGGAAGCAAGAAAAAAGATAGATGCAAACGCTGATTTTAAAACAGATTATTTTAAAATTTTAAATGCAGAAAATCTCAAACCTATGGTGAAGTATAATGAACAGAATGCATTTGTAATCGTTACCGCAGTTGTAGTAGAAGGAATCAGATTATTGGATAACGTAGTAAAGGAAACTACTTAA